The Glycine soja cultivar W05 chromosome 8, ASM419377v2, whole genome shotgun sequence genome has a window encoding:
- the LOC114421625 gene encoding calmodulin-binding transcription activator 4-like isoform X4, translated as MTPGYEYDINDLHQEAQARWLKPAEVMYILQNHEKFQFTQEVPQQPTSGSLFLFNKRILRYFRRDGHNWRKKSGGRTVGEAHERLKVLNVEALNCYYARGEQNPAFQRRSYWMLDPAYEHIVLVHYRNTSEGKLSSGAGAQLSPSSSVYTQSPSPYSTQNPGSTSILGDSYEPNQSFSSPGSTKVTSEIFVLNNKMGHMDWADTESGTSSELEVTQALRRLEVQLSLNEDNFEDIVSFGSKHETVHDSNPKHDQRVISNQEQSAAFSRPDDQGLFYDGCNGRQDHGYPDANEKALWTEQLESHKSSSAVKLPQKNVYMPAENENSVSSARRVPVSNQENSHWLNFNCNNSENSVFSQPQGVDEVKFPAYSSMLETQVINSDYYETLFDQSQIGAPPDANSSLTVAQKQKFTIKTISPEWGYATETTKVIVVGSFLCHPSDSAWACMFGDVEVPIEIIQDGVISCEAPSHLPGKVTLCITSGNWESCSEVREFEYHDKTNSCTRCTQSETEATRSPEELLLLVRLGQMLLSASTIKNDNIESGIPLIKPKADDDSWSHIIDALLVGSGTSSGTVDWLLEELLKDKFQQWLSFRSREKDEETGCSLSKKEQGIIHMVAGLGFEWALNPILTCGVNINFRDINGWTALHWAARFGREKMVASLIASGASAGAVTDPNAQDPTGKTAASIAASSGHKGLAGYLSEIAVTSHLSSLTLEESESSKSSAYLQADMTVNSVSKENLTANEDQASLKDTLAAIRNVTQAAARIQSAFRSHSFRKRRAREATASTGGIGTISEISAMSKLAFRNSHEYNSAALSIQKKYRGWKGRRDFLALRQKVVKIQAHVRGYQVRKHYKVIWAVGILDKVVLRWRRKGAGLRGFRQEMDINENEDEDILKVFRKQKLDVEIEEAVSRVLSMVDSPDAREQYHRMLEKYRQAKAELAGTSDEASLSTSVGDDLFMDDFYPFP; from the exons ATGACACCTG GTTACGAGTATGATATTAATGATCTGCATCAAGAGGCTCAAGCCAGATGGTTGAAGCCTGCAGAAGTGATGTACATTTTACAGAATCATGAAAAGTTCCAGTTCACCCAAGAGGTCCCACAACAGCCAACCA GTGGATCCCTGTTTCTGTTTAACAAAAGAATCCTGCGATACTTCCGTAGAGATGGTCATAACTGGCGTAAGAAAAGTGGTGGAAGAACTGTGGGAGAAGCACACGAAAGGCTGAAG GTTCTAAATGTTGAAGCCTTAAATTGTTACTATGCACGCGGAGAGCAGAACCCTGCTTTCCAGAGGCGGAGCTATTGGATGTTGGATCC GGCATATGAGCATATTGTTCTTGTGCATTATAGGAACACAAGTGAG GGAAAGCTAAGTTCTGGAGCTGGGGCACAATTGTCACCAAGTTCTTCTGTCTATACTCAGAGTCCTAGCCCATATTCTACTCAGAATCCAGGGTCAACATCCATACTTGGTGATTCATATGAACCTAATCAGAGTTTCTCCAGTCCTGGGTCTACAAAAGTTACATCTGAGATATTCGTTCTGAACAATAAAATGGGTCACATGGATTGGGCAGATACAGAATCAGGAACCTCATCTGAACTCGAGGTTACTCAAGCTTTGCGCCGATTGGAGGTACAgttaagtttgaatgaggacaACTTTGAAGATATTGTTTCCTTCGGCAGTAAGCATGAAACTGTTCATGATTCAAATCCCAAGCACGATCAAAGGGTGATCAGCAATCAAGAGCAATCTGCAGCTTTCTCTAGACCCGATGATCAAGGGCTATTTTATGATGGATGTAATGGAAGGCAAG ATCATGGTTACCCTGATGCAAATGAAAAGGCTTTATGGACAGAGCAGCTGGAATCACATAAGTCCTCATCTGCAGTCAAGTTACCTCAGAAAAATGTATACATGCCAGCTGAAAAT GAAAATTCAGTATCTTCTGCAAGAAGGGTACCAGTTTCCAACCAGGAAAACAGTCACTGGCTCAACTTCAACTGTAATAATTCTGAAAACT CTGTTTTCTCACAACCTCAAGGTGTTGATGAAGTCAAATTTCCTGCCTATTCTTCTATGTTGGAAACACAAGTAATTAATTCTGACTACTATGAAACATTGTTTGACCAAAGCCAAATTGGAGCACCACCAGATGCAAATTCAAGCTTGACTGTTGCACAAAAACAGAAATTTACTATTAAGACTATCTCCCCAGAATGGGGTTATGCCACCGAGACTACCAAG GTCATTGTTGTTGGGTCTTTTCTCTGTCATCCCTCGGATTCTGCATGGGCTTGTATGTTTGGTGATGTTGAAGTTCCTATTGAGATAATTCAGGATGGTGTAATCTCTTGTGAAGCTCCATCTCACCTTCCTGGAAAGGTTACTCTGTGCATTACTTCTGGAAACTGGGAGTCCTGCAGTGAAGTCAGAGAGTTTGAATATCATGATAAGACCAATAGTTGCACTCGATGTACTCAATCCGAAACAGAAGCCACTAGAAGTCCAGAAGAGCTGTTATTACTTGTTAGATTAGGGCAGATGCTTCTTTCTGCATCAACAATAAAGAATGACAACATAGAATCTGGAATTCCTCTAATAAAACCGAAAGCTGATGATGATTCATGGAGCCATATTATAGATGCTCTTCTAGTTGGCAGTGGAACGTCGAGTGGTACTGTTGATTGGCTTCTTGAAGAGCTTCTAAAGGATAAGTTTCAACAGTGGCTTTCTTTCAGATCACGGGAAAAAGATGAAGAGACAGGCTGCTCTTTGTCCAAGAAAGAGCAAGGGATTATTCACATGGTTGCTGGGTTAGGTTTTGAGTGGGCCTTGAACCCTATTCTCACGTGTGGAGTTAATATAAATTTCCGTGACATCAATGGATGGACTGCCCTTCATTGGGCTGCACGTTTTGGAAG GGAAAAAATGGTTGCTTCACTTATAGCTTCTGGAGCATCTGCTGGAGCTGTGACAGATCCAAATGCACAAGATCCAACTGGTAAAACTGCTGCATCTATTGCAGCCAGCAGTGGGCACAAGGGACTGGCAGGGTATCTTTCAGAGATAGCTGTAACAAGCCATTTGTCATCGCTTACACTGGAAGAGAGTGAATCATCTAAAAGTTCTGCTTATCTTCAGGCGGATATGACTGTTAACAGTGTCTCCAAGGAAAATCTTACTGCCAATGAGGATCAGGCGTCACTCAAAGATACCTTGGCTGCTATCAGAAATGTAACTCAGGCAGCTGCGCGGATACAATCTGCTTTTCGCTCACATTCTTTTAGAAAACGGAGAGCAAGAGAAGCAACTGCTAGTACAGGTGGCATTGGTACCATTTCAGAGATTTCTGCTATGTCAAAACTTGCCTTTCGGAACTCACACGAATATAATTCAGCTGCTTTATCCATTCAGAAGAAATATCGAGGTTGGAAAGGTCGTAGAGATTTCTTAGCATTGCGCCAAAAAGTAGTGAAGATACAG GCTCATGTGAGGGGTTACCAGGTTAGGAAGCATTACAAGGTAATATGGGCAGTTGGAATCTTGGACAAGGTTGTCCTACGATGGAGGAGAAAAGGAGCTGGTTTACGAGGTTTCCGACAAGAGATGGACATCaatgaaaatgaagatgaagatattCTCAAGGTGTTCcgaaaacaaaaattagatgTAGAAATTGAAGAGGCTGTTTCAAGGGTGCTGTCCATGGTTGACTCACCGGATGCTCGTGAGCAATATCATCGCATGCTTGAGAAATATCGTCAAGCTAAG GCTGAACTTGCGGGTACGAGTGACGAAGCATCATTATCAACTTCTGTAGGAGATGACttatttatggatgatttttatCCATTTCCCTAA
- the LOC114421625 gene encoding calmodulin-binding transcription activator 4-like isoform X3: MTPGYEYDINDLHQEAQARWLKPAEVMYILQNHEKFQFTQEVPQQPTSGSLFLFNKRILRYFRRDGHNWRKKSGGRTVGEAHERLKVLNVEALNCYYARGEQNPAFQRRSYWMLDPAYEHIVLVHYRNTSEGKLSSGAGAQLSPSSSVYTQSPSPYSTQNPGSTSILGDSYEPNQSFSSPGSTKVTSEIFVLNNKMGHMDWADTESGTSSELEVTQALRRLEVQLSLNEDNFEDIVSFGSKHETVHDSNPKHDQRVISNQEQSAAFSRPDDQGLFYDGCNGRQDHGYPDANEKALWTEQLESHKSSSAVKLPQKNVYMPAENENSVSSARRVPVSNQENSHWLNFNCNNSENSAVFSQPQGVDEVKFPAYSSMLETQVINSDYYETLFDQSQIGAPPDANSSLTVAQKQKFTIKTISPEWGYATETTKVIVVGSFLCHPSDSAWACMFGDVEVPIEIIQDGVISCEAPSHLPGKVTLCITSGNWESCSEVREFEYHDKTNSCTRCTQSETEATRSPEELLLLVRLGQMLLSASTIKNDNIESGIPLIKPKADDDSWSHIIDALLVGSGTSSGTVDWLLEELLKDKFQQWLSFRSREKDEETGCSLSKKEQGIIHMVAGLGFEWALNPILTCGVNINFRDINGWTALHWAARFGREKMVASLIASGASAGAVTDPNAQDPTGKTAASIAASSGHKGLAGYLSEIAVTSHLSSLTLEESESSKSSAYLQADMTVNSVSKENLTANEDQASLKDTLAAIRNVTQAAARIQSAFRSHSFRKRRAREATASTGGIGTISEISAMSKLAFRNSHEYNSAALSIQKKYRGWKGRRDFLALRQKVVKIQAHVRGYQVRKHYKVIWAVGILDKVVLRWRRKGAGLRGFRQEMDINENEDEDILKVFRKQKLDVEIEEAVSRVLSMVDSPDAREQYHRMLEKYRQAKAELAGTSDEASLSTSVGDDLFMDDFYPFP; the protein is encoded by the exons ATGACACCTG GTTACGAGTATGATATTAATGATCTGCATCAAGAGGCTCAAGCCAGATGGTTGAAGCCTGCAGAAGTGATGTACATTTTACAGAATCATGAAAAGTTCCAGTTCACCCAAGAGGTCCCACAACAGCCAACCA GTGGATCCCTGTTTCTGTTTAACAAAAGAATCCTGCGATACTTCCGTAGAGATGGTCATAACTGGCGTAAGAAAAGTGGTGGAAGAACTGTGGGAGAAGCACACGAAAGGCTGAAG GTTCTAAATGTTGAAGCCTTAAATTGTTACTATGCACGCGGAGAGCAGAACCCTGCTTTCCAGAGGCGGAGCTATTGGATGTTGGATCC GGCATATGAGCATATTGTTCTTGTGCATTATAGGAACACAAGTGAG GGAAAGCTAAGTTCTGGAGCTGGGGCACAATTGTCACCAAGTTCTTCTGTCTATACTCAGAGTCCTAGCCCATATTCTACTCAGAATCCAGGGTCAACATCCATACTTGGTGATTCATATGAACCTAATCAGAGTTTCTCCAGTCCTGGGTCTACAAAAGTTACATCTGAGATATTCGTTCTGAACAATAAAATGGGTCACATGGATTGGGCAGATACAGAATCAGGAACCTCATCTGAACTCGAGGTTACTCAAGCTTTGCGCCGATTGGAGGTACAgttaagtttgaatgaggacaACTTTGAAGATATTGTTTCCTTCGGCAGTAAGCATGAAACTGTTCATGATTCAAATCCCAAGCACGATCAAAGGGTGATCAGCAATCAAGAGCAATCTGCAGCTTTCTCTAGACCCGATGATCAAGGGCTATTTTATGATGGATGTAATGGAAGGCAAG ATCATGGTTACCCTGATGCAAATGAAAAGGCTTTATGGACAGAGCAGCTGGAATCACATAAGTCCTCATCTGCAGTCAAGTTACCTCAGAAAAATGTATACATGCCAGCTGAAAAT GAAAATTCAGTATCTTCTGCAAGAAGGGTACCAGTTTCCAACCAGGAAAACAGTCACTGGCTCAACTTCAACTGTAATAATTCTGAAAACT CAGCTGTTTTCTCACAACCTCAAGGTGTTGATGAAGTCAAATTTCCTGCCTATTCTTCTATGTTGGAAACACAAGTAATTAATTCTGACTACTATGAAACATTGTTTGACCAAAGCCAAATTGGAGCACCACCAGATGCAAATTCAAGCTTGACTGTTGCACAAAAACAGAAATTTACTATTAAGACTATCTCCCCAGAATGGGGTTATGCCACCGAGACTACCAAG GTCATTGTTGTTGGGTCTTTTCTCTGTCATCCCTCGGATTCTGCATGGGCTTGTATGTTTGGTGATGTTGAAGTTCCTATTGAGATAATTCAGGATGGTGTAATCTCTTGTGAAGCTCCATCTCACCTTCCTGGAAAGGTTACTCTGTGCATTACTTCTGGAAACTGGGAGTCCTGCAGTGAAGTCAGAGAGTTTGAATATCATGATAAGACCAATAGTTGCACTCGATGTACTCAATCCGAAACAGAAGCCACTAGAAGTCCAGAAGAGCTGTTATTACTTGTTAGATTAGGGCAGATGCTTCTTTCTGCATCAACAATAAAGAATGACAACATAGAATCTGGAATTCCTCTAATAAAACCGAAAGCTGATGATGATTCATGGAGCCATATTATAGATGCTCTTCTAGTTGGCAGTGGAACGTCGAGTGGTACTGTTGATTGGCTTCTTGAAGAGCTTCTAAAGGATAAGTTTCAACAGTGGCTTTCTTTCAGATCACGGGAAAAAGATGAAGAGACAGGCTGCTCTTTGTCCAAGAAAGAGCAAGGGATTATTCACATGGTTGCTGGGTTAGGTTTTGAGTGGGCCTTGAACCCTATTCTCACGTGTGGAGTTAATATAAATTTCCGTGACATCAATGGATGGACTGCCCTTCATTGGGCTGCACGTTTTGGAAG GGAAAAAATGGTTGCTTCACTTATAGCTTCTGGAGCATCTGCTGGAGCTGTGACAGATCCAAATGCACAAGATCCAACTGGTAAAACTGCTGCATCTATTGCAGCCAGCAGTGGGCACAAGGGACTGGCAGGGTATCTTTCAGAGATAGCTGTAACAAGCCATTTGTCATCGCTTACACTGGAAGAGAGTGAATCATCTAAAAGTTCTGCTTATCTTCAGGCGGATATGACTGTTAACAGTGTCTCCAAGGAAAATCTTACTGCCAATGAGGATCAGGCGTCACTCAAAGATACCTTGGCTGCTATCAGAAATGTAACTCAGGCAGCTGCGCGGATACAATCTGCTTTTCGCTCACATTCTTTTAGAAAACGGAGAGCAAGAGAAGCAACTGCTAGTACAGGTGGCATTGGTACCATTTCAGAGATTTCTGCTATGTCAAAACTTGCCTTTCGGAACTCACACGAATATAATTCAGCTGCTTTATCCATTCAGAAGAAATATCGAGGTTGGAAAGGTCGTAGAGATTTCTTAGCATTGCGCCAAAAAGTAGTGAAGATACAG GCTCATGTGAGGGGTTACCAGGTTAGGAAGCATTACAAGGTAATATGGGCAGTTGGAATCTTGGACAAGGTTGTCCTACGATGGAGGAGAAAAGGAGCTGGTTTACGAGGTTTCCGACAAGAGATGGACATCaatgaaaatgaagatgaagatattCTCAAGGTGTTCcgaaaacaaaaattagatgTAGAAATTGAAGAGGCTGTTTCAAGGGTGCTGTCCATGGTTGACTCACCGGATGCTCGTGAGCAATATCATCGCATGCTTGAGAAATATCGTCAAGCTAAG GCTGAACTTGCGGGTACGAGTGACGAAGCATCATTATCAACTTCTGTAGGAGATGACttatttatggatgatttttatCCATTTCCCTAA
- the LOC114421625 gene encoding calmodulin-binding transcription activator 4-like isoform X9, producing the protein MTPGYEYDINDLHQEAQARWLKPAEVMYILQNHEKFQFTQEVPQQPTSGSLFLFNKRILRYFRRDGHNWRKKSGGRTVGEAHERLKVLNVEALNCYYARGEQNPAFQRRSYWMLDPAYEHIVLVHYRNTSEGKLSSGAGAQLSPSSSVYTQSPSPYSTQNPGSTSILGDSYEPNQSFSSPGSTKVTSEIFVLNNKMGHMDWADTESGTSSELEVTQALRRLEVQLSLNEDNFEDIVSFGSKHETVHDSNPKHDQRVISNQEQSAAFSRPDDQGLFYDGCNGRQEQLESHKSSSAVKLPQKNVYMPAENQENSVSSARRVPVSNQENSHWLNFNCNNSENSAVFSQPQGVDEVKFPAYSSMLETQVINSDYYETLFDQSQIGAPPDANSSLTVAQKQKFTIKTISPEWGYATETTKVIVVGSFLCHPSDSAWACMFGDVEVPIEIIQDGVISCEAPSHLPGKVTLCITSGNWESCSEVREFEYHDKTNSCTRCTQSETEATRSPEELLLLVRLGQMLLSASTIKNDNIESGIPLIKPKADDDSWSHIIDALLVGSGTSSGTVDWLLEELLKDKFQQWLSFRSREKDEETGCSLSKKEQGIIHMVAGLGFEWALNPILTCGVNINFRDINGWTALHWAARFGREKMVASLIASGASAGAVTDPNAQDPTGKTAASIAASSGHKGLAGYLSEIAVTSHLSSLTLEESESSKSSAYLQADMTVNSVSKENLTANEDQASLKDTLAAIRNVTQAAARIQSAFRSHSFRKRRAREATASTGGIGTISEISAMSKLAFRNSHEYNSAALSIQKKYRGWKGRRDFLALRQKVVKIQAHVRGYQVRKHYKVIWAVGILDKVVLRWRRKGAGLRGFRQEMDINENEDEDILKVFRKQKLDVEIEEAVSRVLSMVDSPDAREQYHRMLEKYRQAKAELAGTSDEASLSTSVGDDLFMDDFYPFP; encoded by the exons ATGACACCTG GTTACGAGTATGATATTAATGATCTGCATCAAGAGGCTCAAGCCAGATGGTTGAAGCCTGCAGAAGTGATGTACATTTTACAGAATCATGAAAAGTTCCAGTTCACCCAAGAGGTCCCACAACAGCCAACCA GTGGATCCCTGTTTCTGTTTAACAAAAGAATCCTGCGATACTTCCGTAGAGATGGTCATAACTGGCGTAAGAAAAGTGGTGGAAGAACTGTGGGAGAAGCACACGAAAGGCTGAAG GTTCTAAATGTTGAAGCCTTAAATTGTTACTATGCACGCGGAGAGCAGAACCCTGCTTTCCAGAGGCGGAGCTATTGGATGTTGGATCC GGCATATGAGCATATTGTTCTTGTGCATTATAGGAACACAAGTGAG GGAAAGCTAAGTTCTGGAGCTGGGGCACAATTGTCACCAAGTTCTTCTGTCTATACTCAGAGTCCTAGCCCATATTCTACTCAGAATCCAGGGTCAACATCCATACTTGGTGATTCATATGAACCTAATCAGAGTTTCTCCAGTCCTGGGTCTACAAAAGTTACATCTGAGATATTCGTTCTGAACAATAAAATGGGTCACATGGATTGGGCAGATACAGAATCAGGAACCTCATCTGAACTCGAGGTTACTCAAGCTTTGCGCCGATTGGAGGTACAgttaagtttgaatgaggacaACTTTGAAGATATTGTTTCCTTCGGCAGTAAGCATGAAACTGTTCATGATTCAAATCCCAAGCACGATCAAAGGGTGATCAGCAATCAAGAGCAATCTGCAGCTTTCTCTAGACCCGATGATCAAGGGCTATTTTATGATGGATGTAATGGAAGGCAAG AGCAGCTGGAATCACATAAGTCCTCATCTGCAGTCAAGTTACCTCAGAAAAATGTATACATGCCAGCTGAAAAT CAGGAAAATTCAGTATCTTCTGCAAGAAGGGTACCAGTTTCCAACCAGGAAAACAGTCACTGGCTCAACTTCAACTGTAATAATTCTGAAAACT CAGCTGTTTTCTCACAACCTCAAGGTGTTGATGAAGTCAAATTTCCTGCCTATTCTTCTATGTTGGAAACACAAGTAATTAATTCTGACTACTATGAAACATTGTTTGACCAAAGCCAAATTGGAGCACCACCAGATGCAAATTCAAGCTTGACTGTTGCACAAAAACAGAAATTTACTATTAAGACTATCTCCCCAGAATGGGGTTATGCCACCGAGACTACCAAG GTCATTGTTGTTGGGTCTTTTCTCTGTCATCCCTCGGATTCTGCATGGGCTTGTATGTTTGGTGATGTTGAAGTTCCTATTGAGATAATTCAGGATGGTGTAATCTCTTGTGAAGCTCCATCTCACCTTCCTGGAAAGGTTACTCTGTGCATTACTTCTGGAAACTGGGAGTCCTGCAGTGAAGTCAGAGAGTTTGAATATCATGATAAGACCAATAGTTGCACTCGATGTACTCAATCCGAAACAGAAGCCACTAGAAGTCCAGAAGAGCTGTTATTACTTGTTAGATTAGGGCAGATGCTTCTTTCTGCATCAACAATAAAGAATGACAACATAGAATCTGGAATTCCTCTAATAAAACCGAAAGCTGATGATGATTCATGGAGCCATATTATAGATGCTCTTCTAGTTGGCAGTGGAACGTCGAGTGGTACTGTTGATTGGCTTCTTGAAGAGCTTCTAAAGGATAAGTTTCAACAGTGGCTTTCTTTCAGATCACGGGAAAAAGATGAAGAGACAGGCTGCTCTTTGTCCAAGAAAGAGCAAGGGATTATTCACATGGTTGCTGGGTTAGGTTTTGAGTGGGCCTTGAACCCTATTCTCACGTGTGGAGTTAATATAAATTTCCGTGACATCAATGGATGGACTGCCCTTCATTGGGCTGCACGTTTTGGAAG GGAAAAAATGGTTGCTTCACTTATAGCTTCTGGAGCATCTGCTGGAGCTGTGACAGATCCAAATGCACAAGATCCAACTGGTAAAACTGCTGCATCTATTGCAGCCAGCAGTGGGCACAAGGGACTGGCAGGGTATCTTTCAGAGATAGCTGTAACAAGCCATTTGTCATCGCTTACACTGGAAGAGAGTGAATCATCTAAAAGTTCTGCTTATCTTCAGGCGGATATGACTGTTAACAGTGTCTCCAAGGAAAATCTTACTGCCAATGAGGATCAGGCGTCACTCAAAGATACCTTGGCTGCTATCAGAAATGTAACTCAGGCAGCTGCGCGGATACAATCTGCTTTTCGCTCACATTCTTTTAGAAAACGGAGAGCAAGAGAAGCAACTGCTAGTACAGGTGGCATTGGTACCATTTCAGAGATTTCTGCTATGTCAAAACTTGCCTTTCGGAACTCACACGAATATAATTCAGCTGCTTTATCCATTCAGAAGAAATATCGAGGTTGGAAAGGTCGTAGAGATTTCTTAGCATTGCGCCAAAAAGTAGTGAAGATACAG GCTCATGTGAGGGGTTACCAGGTTAGGAAGCATTACAAGGTAATATGGGCAGTTGGAATCTTGGACAAGGTTGTCCTACGATGGAGGAGAAAAGGAGCTGGTTTACGAGGTTTCCGACAAGAGATGGACATCaatgaaaatgaagatgaagatattCTCAAGGTGTTCcgaaaacaaaaattagatgTAGAAATTGAAGAGGCTGTTTCAAGGGTGCTGTCCATGGTTGACTCACCGGATGCTCGTGAGCAATATCATCGCATGCTTGAGAAATATCGTCAAGCTAAG GCTGAACTTGCGGGTACGAGTGACGAAGCATCATTATCAACTTCTGTAGGAGATGACttatttatggatgatttttatCCATTTCCCTAA